In the genome of Megalops cyprinoides isolate fMegCyp1 chromosome 18, fMegCyp1.pri, whole genome shotgun sequence, the window taaccactatgctacactgccactccaaTTTTAAAACTGGGTGAAggctcatcctcatcctcatccacAGTCTGCTCTTTTTTATTGCTCATAAATAAAAGGCTGTGGCCATAGATGTGAAACCACTAGATCATTGGGCTTATTATGGGTAATGAGTGTTGAGTGTTGTGGCCAgtacagactcacagagcaAAATAATAGccacattaaaatgtgacaaagCAAAAGCAGGTATTTGCCAATATCTTGTATAGAAATGTACAGGATTATTAATTtgtgcattgttgttttttaagttCCTGTCAAAACAAAACCTCAGGCTGCCGAAAGAGGTGATTGATGGGACCATTCACTGTAAACCAGGAGCAGCAGAGCTTCTGATTCAAGAGGTTTACTCTCTTCTGACCAACAGACGGTGTGTGCACCTCAGATGAAcctgtgctgtgtcagtggtTATTCACATAATGTTTGGAAAAATTTGTTCATGACTGTTGTAATCATTACAGAGTGGCTTGTACCAAGTACACAACTGACTTTGTTTCCCCTCAGAGTTCAAACCCTGCAAGAGGGTGAGGTTGACTTCACTGATCGTAATTATCAGGAGAAACTGCCCATGGTTGCACGAGCTACAGCTTCCATTGCCATCAAGAACAACCTCCGTCTTAGTGAGGTGATCGCAGAGCCCAACATCACTGTGAACAAGCAGAAGATTCAGGCCATCATTCACATGCATCTACAGCGGAGgcgggcagagagagcagagaaccCTGGTGAGTGCCTCACCCTTATCCCTGTAAAACTCCAGTGAGCCCCATGGACTTATCCCTGTAAAACCCCAGTGAACCCTACTGGCTTATCCCTGTATAACCCCAGTGAACCCAACAGCCTTATCTCAGTAGAACCCCAGTGAGTCCCACAGCCTTATCCTTGTAAAAACCCAGTGAGCCCTGCTGGTTTATCCCTgaatacaaatggaaaatggtTTCAGTTCCTTCAGACTGTTGTCAAAGTGATCCTTGCACTCAAATACTGGAACATATTGaccattatttcaaaaatatttgtgttcagCCAAGGTAAAGAACTTGTAGGAGTTGTCTGAATGAAAGTATACATAAGCATGATCCATACAGATGCATTCTGCCTTCTGAACTGATATTTCTTCAGACTATCACATATCAGTGCTATTTATATGTTCATATATTTGTCGTGTCAGTTGTTGAAAAACAGTGAGAAATATATCAGAGCTTGGGGGTTTTATCActggtttattcatttgttggtttattttatatgtttcagATATGTTTTGCAGACTGTTCAATATGTAGGCATACACGAGATATGGTTTTGGGCATAGAAGAAGGTAGTATTATAAGGATGTAACCACTCAGTTTGTTGAATGACATGAgacttttctgtatttttaatgtgttcagGTTTGTATATCTGGGCCACTGTAAAGGACTAATGTTGTTTAACATGAACATGGAGAATGTAATCAAGCTGATTAGTTCTTCTGATTTTGTACATCATTCAGTCATGCAAAACATGAATAGGCAGGTGGATTTTCCATGTAGAATGCTGCAATGCCACAATTTTTCCATTCTGAAAGGGCGCTTCAATGTGAAGCCCACGCTGGGCGAGCTGGCCATTAGACTGCCTCCAACATCACAGGAATGGCAAGAAGAGTCCTCTGTCATCAGCCCCTCACAGACCAGTGGATCTGCCAGTGAGCCTTACCTTaaacagtgtattttttatcaaaaaCTAATGCATTATATTTGTGTGATATTTCTATTTAACAGTTGTTTTAGGTTATCTGAATCCACTACAGAGATTGATAAATATATGAACGCTTAGATGTTTTGTTGCAACATTAATATCCAAACCAACTTGAATTGTATTTacaaatattcagaaatgttcaaTGCAACATATCGTTTACATGGCATTCTACTTGAAGGTTATTTCTGTAAGTCTCAACTGTATCTTATGGTGTTGGAAAGAAAAGTAGTCCAATGAACTAACCACCGTAACtgtgccctgtctgtgtgtcacttCTATAACAACCCCATTGTCTTCTCTGTTTGTTCCCTTTTAGGAATGTCTCCTGCTACCAGCAGAGGTAAAGCTATTGTTCAGTTCAAGGAGATTAATGTACGGCAGACAGATAAGCCATCTGTGCTGTCCAACATTGACATGTCTTCACAGATTAAAGGATTTTAAAGAGGTCAATGCATCACCAAAAGCCCGGATACAATCAACATCACCAACTTTCTGTATTTGAAATTTGCTTTGCAAAAATCAGTTGTGAATATAAAATAGCGACTCCATCTCACCTGataatgtgatttaaaatgtatgcatgtggtAAGTACACAAATCATTTTGTCAGAAACAAGTAGCAGTCTGAGAGAGACCTTGCAGTCCAGTGTGTGGACAAGGAGTAGAGACACTAAATGAGTAGAAGCAGGGCTGTATAACCGAAATTAACCTTGGTGAAATATTTttagtatttgaaaatgaaaataagttattttccatatcttaaatattttcctaaaaaaaaagaaaaatcgtGTCAGAAAGAATGCCTTGGACAGACAGAAGCTGACTATACTTAAAATCAATTAAAGGCCTGATTTATAGGGTCTAATAACACAAGCAATTAAAGAGTTGCATGCAGTGTTTGAGAGGATATTTCTTGATGTTACATGTTGAAATTGTGTCTAGATTCATCAAGAAGAGCTTTTCAGTTTAAGTATCTGTACAAGAACTCAACAAGTGTGTTACTGTGCCCTCTACTTGAGACaaataaaaggcaaacaaaggttcagaaatatgtttgtatgataattacatacaatacattGTAAATGCTGTGGTATTTTATGAAAAGGTGTGGTCCATAAACCTTGAGCatgaaagcatgaaaataaaaaaaagcatgaaatataaaGAGAGTGTCCTCATTTCTTTTGGGATAATAATGTGAATTAAATATTACTTGACTGTGAGTGtccatttgtatttaaatattttcatcatatTATTATCTCAATCATATAAAAATAGTGAGTGATTCTAAAACATAACTTCTAACTTGTGTTAGCATTTGATTACATTCATGGGTATAGTAAGGTAGTATTGTATTGCTACATGACAGCTGATATCCATGATCCAAACATTCTCAATTTCCCTGGAGGGTGTGTACAATATAATGGTAGTTATAACAGGCCAGAATGAATGGATGTTTCTAAGCGCGTTGTTTACGTGGTAAATAAAATCTAATAATCCAGAACATCAAATTTTAAATTACCAACCAACAGATGGCGATGTCGGCTTTAATTTATTTTCGATTAAGGGCGTGTTCAGCAATGGCAGAATAGTCTACCGTATATGACATGTAATTATTTGCGAACATTAAGGACTGCATACGTAtgaatgtttattaaatgttaatattacaaCCGAAGACGAGTTTATATCGTACCACCCTAAATTTAACTCAACTGCTTTAATTCTTGCCACACGATGTCACACAACAGAGAACAAAAAGGAACATATTAATACAGCATATTACATAAAGAATGCTGTATAATATAAGAGGTGTGGCGCTCTggcattaataaaaggaaataagCAACGTTGTTGGAACTGTtgaaactaaaaatatatacaataacaTTACCATCACGTAAATCGCAATTTCGGAAACGATAACAAAATAACTGATtccttgtctttgttttactgCTCACATGGCGAGGCAATCACATGACTTCGCTAGTCCACTCTGTTATGATCACGAAAAACATGTAGCTCAggtatgtgtgcgtgcctgcgcACATTTTAATATATCTAAACCCAGCCATTGGTAGGATGTGACAGCATTGCTTTCTGGATGAATATTCGTTGGTATCTATTGGCAATGCAGTGAGAAGGGTAGCATCTAATTCTGCAGTGAAGCATCGATCTTACAGGCAAAAGAAGTGTTTATTCTCAAACAATGCTGTTGTCTTATTCGTGTATGAGTGAGTGGCATGCATATAATCTCATGATTTATTATGTTcaatatttattcatccataaaaaaaaactgttcacagttattataaatgcagtccatacgctttataattattatgaaattCTGTGATATGTCGCTGATGTCATCATACATTTTGTTCTTATGGTTACAAGCAGAAATACTGTAAACCGgtgtcaaaataataatgtgctAAAACAGCTGTACTTAAGTGTGACCTTTAATTACTGGTAAATGACAAGGGGTCATTTATAGGATTTAAATACAGCCAGCTATTATGCTGTGAGCAAGCCAGTAATTTATTGTTCAGCATTAGCAAGCTTTCAACACTGTGCACAAGGACTgtaactcacacacaaaaagctgTACCCGCGATTCAAATTGAtttcaataacaacaacaacaacaacaataataataataataataataatacactttgGACACAAGTTTACATATGATGCCGACGCCTGGCACGATATAAAATTCCCTTTGAGGAGAGGGcatttacattcataaacaaattCTAACAAgtttacaaaataatatatttctcTACAGTACGGAACAAAGCCGAATGCTCTAAAAATTTACATGACTTGGAACATGTGGCCATGATGACATGAAAGATCAAAGTACTTGATTAGTATACAgtattatacagtattataGATTTATAGATGAACAAAAGTTAGACAGAATTCATAAATTAGTAGGCCTAACTTCCTTTAAACTCGCAAAAGTCCAATCACTCATGTTAGACTCCCTGAATGGACACACACCGCCCACCTCTGAGGCTACTAACGTGTCCTGTCCCTGAACTTGGATTTTGTGGCGTTTGGTTTGGATTTTTTGATGTCAAttataaacatacaaataatgaCCAAATAATGTTGGAAGCCTGTCAGAAGGCCACAGGCTGAGTGTTTAATTCTTGTGTTGAAAATGTACATCTTACCAGAAAAACTCTTCTCAGTGAGTCCCTGCATGAATGGGACCCTTCCAAGGTCAACAACTTTTTTGTCTCCATAAAGGCTAACAGTCTATTAAAGATCCAAATAGATATCACTGTGGGGCTCTGTTGCTAACCAAtaaatttctgtttctttctacATAGATGGAAAAAAGATTGACAAGGCAATTACAGTGCAATTTTGTCAGTTTAGCAGCAGCAGTTTTGGATTTGAGCTGTTTCCTCCGAACCTGTGTAGTTTTTTCCCTTAGAATCCTCAATTTATTCTGTTCTAAATAACATGGATcctatttgttttttgtgcacCAGTTTCACTACCAAACTGCAATTCATTGCAGTAAAGAGTGACAGTTCTATTATTACAAAATAGAAGCTGTTGAAGTCTCCATTTATTCAGCCCTTtatgtttctgcttttgtgtTGAGCTTCATATTTTATGCAGAATGTCATATGGAGGATAAATGGCCACAGTATGTGTTCTAAGACCTTAATATGTGTTCTAAGGCATTTCCCCTCATGGAAGTTTCATAAGGCAAAAAGTTTAGTTAAGATTGTCTGTTTATTGACCTTCTCAGGCCTCCTTGTCTACCTGTGAAAAGGGATTAAATTATATACAAACACGGATCATGTTGGAGCAAATGATGCCTTACCCTGATATATGAGGCTGGAAAACCATTTAACTGTTTAACAGTAAGATCTACTTTGCTGACAGTTGCAATGAATCTCTGAGTATGTTcatgggtgcatgtgtgttgttgtatgtgtgtgtgtgtgtgtgtgtatgtgtgtgagagagagagagagagagagagatagagagagagagaggacccaATTACAGTATACAtagtatttttgtaattttgtttatcTATTTTGTATGTACATCCATTAACAAAACATATAACTTGccttcatgaaatatttatgcaggTATCTGCATATTCAATGAAAGTAGAATTTGAAGAATTCAGCAAtgcacctgtctgtgtttgcagatTCAGTCTGCCCTTGCAGATTCAGACCTATTTTTCCCATtgacaataaatgaaaatgtaagttGATGTTGTTGGCAGTGTGCATCTGCAAACCAAATTAAGGGCAACTGAAGTCAGATTAAAgttttaattaaagaaattgATCAGGTGATGCTCAATGGCTGTAAAGGAAATTAATCCTAACTTAAGTATTTCCAAATCAGAGCTGTAAATTTAGAACCCAGCTTCCACTAGTTATGATGTACTCTAAACATTTGTGTTGGGCTCACTGTTATAGGTCGACACAAATGGACATTGAACCAGCAAAACACTAACAAGAGATCAGTAGCTCACAACCTATGGTTTACAGATGTTTTCCATTATAACTTTAGTTAAGGTGATAAATAGCTAGAGATGATCTTGTTGTAGTGTTCTGTTTTTGAGTCACTTGTAAGTCTTATTCTGGTCCAGTCCGGAAGACAGACTTGGTTGTACATGTTTTGCAGTCAATTCCCTTATTGAAAGGTCTTTAGCGTCTTATTTATACATGTGGTACTATTGTGTGAACATGCATGTGAGAGCAAGTGATCCCAGTCACATGTGATGTTTTAATGTGCATCAAATTAAGTCCAGACCCAGTCCTACCATGTCATGGGTGAAAAGCACTGACAAAACAGTTAATTCAAGTGATTCGTTTTTAAGTGTCTTTAGACACATGGCTGTAAGCAATCCAATAAGTTTGAATCAGTGCCTATGCAATTTTTGCCCTTAGCACAAATCCCTTTGTTTATACTTTAATGTCCATATCACATGTTCAGGACACAGAAATATCCTGATTTTATatgtctttttaatttcagaatcTAGCATAAATTCTCTCTTTATGGATCTATTCAGTATTAGACTGTGTTGCCATGGCTCTCTTAGGGCAGTAAATTGGTGTTTAGGCATTTAATTCCAACGAGGAGTCTTCAaactcccctcccccattccCTGCAGCCCTCTCTTCACTTGTATTTCTACCTCTCTGTACATCTCTAATAATGTATTATGACTACAGCCATGCTGCGCTGGAACATTTGTGGAAATTTAGCTCTTAATTGGTTGAAACCATTGCAGGAATACTTAATGTGAAAGTCGTCACATCCATCAGCAGCAACAGTCTCTACATCTTAGCCATTAACAGTCAGCTCTGAATTGTGATCTGTATTTTGGAAAACAAGTTAATTTTATGCTTAGTAAATTGCATGGGGATGTTGGCCTGACAGCCTGTCTATCCCATGGAACTACAGACAGTAAAATGTTTCTTTGAGTCTGCCTCTCCCTGAAGCCTTGCTGCCATTCAGCACAGTGGGCTATACCTGAAATGTATCATTATACACTTCAAGATGCTGCTTAGATATTAAGTTGTCTTATTTTCAAAATAGATGGttgaatgaattaaatgagaaaacaacCAGAATGGTGGAAAATATGTTAGGAACTACAATAGAATTTTAAATTACTAGCACCAAACAGTAAGATCTTAAGTATCAGTGATGCTGTGACTTGTGTGAATGTGGATGTGTGAATTGGGCATGTAAATATGGCTAAGCGCACACAAGGGAcactttttaatgtaataagTATTCctcttataaatataaatgatcaGTTTTAAATTATTGAGGCATCATCTTAGGAATTTCACATAAACATCTAAggaatttattcaaatgaggaATCATTCATTTCTGAAGGAGGAGTAGCCTACATTGAATGGACTAATGTTAGTCAATGTATTGAGTAATCAGATCACAATTCACAATTCATAAACAGAGCATTATTATCacacaaaatatgtataaatataatgaaaGGTGGTGGTAAATAGGTGATAAtatcacaaatacacaaatatatattatagtTTGCCTTTTAGTATTATCAAGAGAGAGTTGGTGTCAAAGACATTGGTGTCAAAGACATGAAGAATATTTAtgatatgttatatatttaGTCTTTATCTGTGTTCCTCCTTGTTTGGGCACAGCAGGAAGTTTTATGTGACttggccctctctgtgtgctggtcAAGACTGGATCTCTGGTCTGGCTATTCTCTGTAACCTGGAGGATGACACAGCTGGATCCCTTTCTCTTTGTTCTTATTTGAACAAGAGGCCTGATTCTGTCCTCTGGTGATGCTTGTGGTTGGACTCAAACATAAACCTCTGGGTCTGGCTTAGCTCTGACTTCTTTCACTTAAGCTGAAGTTCCATAAAAGTCTCTCTAATTTAGTTTCACATTGAATTAAGACCAAATGCATAACAGAAGTTAACGCTTCACTCTGAGTCCTCCACATGCCATATATACTTGaattctagtttttttttggtcataacATGCCAGTGTCTTGTTCACCAAAGCATGTGGTAAGGGCTGGTCCTGTATTAGTCCTGGAAGAGGGAGACGAGGACATCTTAAACAGATctaaaaatccaaaaaagaaaaactttcaaAAGGTAGAGAGAGTCTCTGTCTTATGAAGGTTTTCACATAAGTCTGGCAGGGATCACATGTCAGCCAATCACAAGTCAATGGTCACACCTCAGAATGTGAGCTGCCAAGAGAATATGAGCTTTTGTTTGAGCGGACACATGGAAATTGAGGGAGAAttcctttctgtctcactccaGATGTCAGCTTGAATGCATGTTTGacatgttaatatttcatttctcaAACATGTATGAGAATTTTTAATATACTTTGAGACAAGAGCAATGTATGGATGCAGTGGTATGTGGTTACATTGCACTTTGCAGTTGGCAGCTTGGGGATGCTCATGTAGCACTAAGCCTCATGCAGTTGCACCACTGTTATACCTGGGGTCAATCTAAATATCTTAGCAAGCCCACTGAGGCAAAGCTGAAGTTAAGGTCATGGAAACAAGCATAAGACTAATGTTTACTGTTAGATGAGCAGACGTCTTGtctctttgacatttttaaatattgcagaGTCACTGGAACCTGCTTGCTTGTCActattaattttcttttgctgtGAAAGGTTgtgtgaaaacatatttcatgcTTATATGCTTTACCATTCAGAGCTGCAAAGTTGAGATGTGCTTATTGTTGAGGTACATGGGTGATACTAACAGTGATACTAGATACTAGATAACAGTGATAACTAGATACTAGATACTAGATAACAGTGATACTAGCACAATCAATAAGGATTCATCTAAGTGTGGGCATTTTCTAACTTGATACATTTTTCTGGATGTGATTCCTCAATCTTGATCAATTTTGCTTTCAGTATCGGCATTTATAGACTGTGCTGCCTCAAGTGGGAAGATGCATAAGGAGGTTGCATTTAATGTATGCTCTTTGTTACAGCCCAGAATAATCCTGgagttttttaaagcactgtctGTAACATTCTTTGCCTTTGTTCTGTTCCCCTAAATATTACATGAAGCCAATTAAGCATTTGACTGGGTCCTGAATTGCTTCACCATTGAGCTGTGGCACGATGACTTGGCTGGGGATGTCCCTGCAGGGGTGCCACTCTCTAACCCGTGAATAATctttagcattttaaaatgctcatTTACCCAGCTGCATTCCTGGCAAACCTCCACGTAttcattgtgaaaaaataacagGATTCATTGGACAGGAGTATTCACAAAATTCTTGCTGCTTATTCTGCAGCACAATGAGCTGTTTGAGGTGATTCAAGAATGGAACACATGTAGGGCTTTTAATGATCTAGGTCCTTCATGTGGAATGCCTTGATGAGAGTAGATATTCATCTTCCCTTAAAATgatggagagaaaatgaataacaGTATTGATTTTTAGAATCGGCTTCTTTGATTCTCTTTActttctactactactaccattTTGAATGGATCCCATAAGAAACAGGTAaagcatacatgcatacagttttatcattttagcTTGGATTATCAATAACATGCTTGTCAGAAAGTACCAGTCAAAAACGGGAAGGTGGGTCAAGGATTAGGTACAGTCGGTTTTCGTTTCCCACCATTTTGTTGGTACAATTCTCAGGCATTAGTTGCCATGGTTTCTAGCTCGACTATACAGAATAAATCAGGAGCCAATAATATGCTTGCTTTTTGCACTGATTCTTTACCTCTGTCTGGCCAGTGAAGGCAACATCACTGTACAAATCCTGCTAGGAAAAATACTGCTTAAGCGTCATAAGTTAATACACATCTCTGTCTGTATAATTCAGTTTCTAGCCTTACTGACATCTCAGATCTTCTGTAATAAAAGTGCTGGCTTACATTTAGCATAAACTCACATAATGACCATCAAAGCTAATAGTCCCCCATCTGCTCCATCTTGCATCAGGCTGAAGTGTAGGGAATGGGCAGGATGGGCTGCCTCTCACTGAAGGCACAAACGGAGACACAAATGGCCACAGGCAATTATGTAGCCTCCATGAGCTGAGGGCTCTCTGGCTGAACCTCCTCCCTGTCGAAGAAAACCCCCTTCAACTACAGCAGAGTGTGGTTTAGCGCCGGAGTAAGCATGGCCACAGGCGTGGAACTCCACTGCATTTTAGGTCAGTCTGTGTCAGCTCCACGCTATCCTCTTTCAGAGATGTCCACACAGCTCTGCTACTGTATGAGTTCACACTGAGATAAGAGACATCAAAAAGAATAGCAGGATGAAAGGGTTTCTCTGTGCACTTTTACTTTCCCAGGACAAGTTTATGTCTTCTTGTTATTTTATAGAGCTTGCCTCACATGATAACTCATTATTTCATAGCATAATTTGTTCTGTGTAGAATCATTTGTGGAAAATTTTAGCTCTAGCAATAGTTGTAGTACTGTATATCTGTGCTGAAATGTCCCCTGCGTATTTATCAAGTACCAAAATGGCCCACATCAATATAAACAGTAGAAAACAAAGTACTTTGGCAAACAGGGCCATATTGTAATAGATTTGTTATTGAAATTGCCTCTTTGGCCATGGActaatgtgttttggattgCTGAAAGTACTACACACGTCTAACACCATGGTGACAGGATATGCCTTTAATTGAGCAGTGATTTCAATTAGCTCCACTTGTTAACTGAACTAGGAAGCAGATTGGTAGCAGCTTGTGAGCAAGGAGTATGAGAGGCAAAGGCTTCCTCCAACCTTTAAACTCACAAATATCCAAACTTGTTTTTTGAATGTATGATTTAAAGTTTGCCAGTTTAAGTAAGGGTCACCTGTCAGTGGATTCCTCTTTATGTAATTGTGCCTAGTGTTGTAACATTATAGTGCATTTGTGATCCTCAAATTGAATAAATTAGAGACTGAGATTCATTAAAAGATGTGATTATATCAAATACATGTAACTCTCCAGCTGCTACTGTAGCAGGTAAAGGAAAAACGTCCTTACAGCAGATCATTTGATCCTTTGAAATAGCATTCATCTCACGAAGGGTATGCGTGCTTGTGTAtaatttgaaaacaatatttgGAGCTCTGTGAAATGACTGCCTTGGATTACTAAACAACACCAACACATTCTAAAAAGTCATTGCAGTACTCAAgagagcaaaataaaatgcatattaggTGTACAATCAACAATTGCTCAGAGAAAATGCTGTAATCTCTAAAGAAGTAAGCTCTAAGGAGGAAGGAGTAGCTGTTGGGTGAGTGTGCAGATATTGGCTCCATAGTCTTTATTTAGGTACATGGGCGAAATGATCAACATGGtaggtgtgtaaatgtataaattccCTTCATATATGCAGTTATTGTTTTACCTCTTGGTGCTGCCTAAATGCTGGTAGCTACATGGTATTGATATGTACTCCCCAtcttacaatacaatacatgaagtgcattctgtgtgttctgtacACCGTGCTTTGGATTTtggagaatgaaaatgaaaagcactgaCTTCGCAGGCACTGGCCtcttcagatgaaaaatgagTTAATTTTTAATCCATCCCTGCCGTCAAGGGAATGGAGTGCTGCTCTGGTACTGTGTTCCCGTTGACTGGGAGCAGGAAGCACtttgaaataacacaacatCAAGGGGAGAGCTGACGCTGCCTCTGCATCTCTATGCTAGTGTTTTGAATATGCTGTAATTTTAactgtgttattgttattattgttattattattatcttaaaaatgaatcttaaaaatgaacaataaaaacaatacaaaagcaACTGGGTGCTGGCGTGAAGAAGCTACTTTTGGTGTAATACGTGAcctcttgtttgttttggttaaGTATTGCAGTACTAACTGCAGACTGTCCATTTACACTTGGATAGAGCGTGTCAGAGTAGTCTAAGTGAGAAGATATGAATGCATGGGTGATTCTCTAAATATTTCTTAACTGACATAATCATGCCTGTGATACTCTCTTCGCATGTTGTGTAAAGATTACATCTGAGTCAAAGATAACACCTAGATGGTTTTCACCTCAGGTTTTATATTGGGGATTAGATTACCCAGTTCAGTATATATCACATCTTTTCTGCTGTGCAATTTAGGGACTTTCCGTTTCTTTGCAGATTTTCTGCACTTTCTTTTAACTTGTGTAATCTTTTCATTTATCCAGATGTATTTCATTGAATTAGTTGAATTAAAGGGACACTGGATCTGATAATCACTTCTTTATTTGAGTATGACTGTAATGGACCTGgctgaaaagacagaaatacaTCAAAGAATCTACCTTCACTCTGATAAACCTTCACTTTTGATAAAGTGTAACTATCAGTTGTATTCCATTAAGGTTATGCTTGTCAGAACTTACTAGTTAACGATGCATGGACCTAatttgctgtgctctgtggttgCATTGTGCCTTTGTAATCAATTGTTGAAGAGCATGTGTaagaatgcaattaaaatgatttgcacTATGTGGAGGAAAGACAGCATTTGGTGT includes:
- the spata4 gene encoding spermatogenesis-associated protein 4, which encodes MAYAQPPKKTGLPREVLKWLQSLDLSVSPKNTRRDFSNGYLVAEIFSWYYPEDFPMHSYDNGTSLPTKLGNWSQIERFLSKQNLRLPKEVIDGTIHCKPGAAELLIQEVYSLLTNRRVQTLQEGEVDFTDRNYQEKLPMVARATASIAIKNNLRLSEVIAEPNITVNKQKIQAIIHMHLQRRRAERAENPGRFNVKPTLGELAIRLPPTSQEWQEESSVISPSQTSGSARMSPATSRGKAIVQFKEINVRQTDKPSVLSNIDMSSQIKGF